A single genomic interval of Gossypium raimondii isolate GPD5lz chromosome 11, ASM2569854v1, whole genome shotgun sequence harbors:
- the LOC105761339 gene encoding protein trichome birefringence-like 41 produces MGHWVDSIVLGSSYYFMVLAVFWCNNQVGNAAATRGCDLFKGSWVYDPSYPLYSDWACPFIQREFSCQRNGRLDTLYSQYRWQPLQCSLTRFDALKFLENFRGKSIMFVGDSLSLNQWQSLTCMLYSALPNANFNISRVAAISIFQFQDYEVKVMLDRSLYLVDVVREDIGRVLRLDSIEGGQLWKGIDMLIFNTWHWWYRHGPGQPWDFIEVGGVIMKDMDRMLAFETALKTWAAWVEANIDPSKSLVFFQGISPSHYNSSLWNDPKAKGCLGQEQPLLGSSYPGGVPQALGVLKRVLSTVRKKVKLLDITVLSLLRKDGHPSVYGFGGSTGLDCSHWCLAGVPDTWNEILFNLIF; encoded by the exons ATGGGACATTGGGTTGATTCCATTGTCCTTGGTTCTTCGTATTATTTCATGGTTTTGGCTGTTTTTTGGTGCAATAATCAGGTAGGAAATGCGGCTGCTACCAGGGGGTGTGATTTGTTCAAGGGCAGTTGGGTTTATGATCCATCTTACCCTCTTTACTCAGACTGGGCTTGTCCTTTCATCCAAAGAGAGTTCAGTTGTCAGAGAAATGGACGCCTGGATACGCTTTACTCTCAATACCGATGGCAGCCTCTTCAGTGCTCCCTCACAAG ATTTGATGCATTGAAGTTCCTAGAAAATTTCAGAGGGAAGAGCATAATGTTTGTGGGAGACTCTCTAAGTCTAAATCAATGGCAATCCTTGACATGCATGCTTTATTCTGCACTTCCTAATGCCAATTTCAACATTTCTCGAGTTGCAGCTATCTCCATTTTCCAATTCCAG gattatgaagTGAAGGTGATGCTTGATCGAAGTTTGTATTTAGTAGATGTTGTGAGGGAAGACATTGGGAGGGTTTTGAGACTTGACTCAATTGAAGGAGGCCAGTTATGGAAAGGGATTGACATGCTTATCTTCAATACTTGGCATTGGTGGTACCGTCACGGACCAGGTCAACC atGGGATTTTATTGAAGTAGGAGGCGTAATTATGAAAGACATGGACCGTATGCTTGCTTTTGAAACAGCACTCAAAACATGGGCTGCATGGGTGGAAGCCAACATCGATCCTTCAAAATCTCTCGTCTTCTTCCAGGGAATTTCTCCATCACATTACAA CTCATCTTTATGGAATGACCCAAAGGCAAAAGGGTGTTTAGGGCAAGAGCAACCATTGTTAGGGTCAAGCTATCCAGGAGGTGTTCCACAAGCTTTAGGTGTACTGAAGAGAGTGTTGAGCACAGTGAGAAAGAAGGTTAAATTGCTTGATATAACGGTGTTGTCGTTGCTACGCAAAGATGGGCATCCCTCGGTGTATGGATTTGGAGGGTCAACAGGATTGGATTGTAGCCATTGGTGTTTAGCTGGTGTTCCAGATACTTGGAACGAAATTCTTTTCAATCTTATTTTTTGA
- the LOC105761338 gene encoding protein trichome birefringence-like 41 — protein sequence MGDGFPRFCWIVLSWILIVSIHQVQLSEPQAAAAGCDYFQGSWVFDKTYPLYNTTDCPFIEKEFDCQANGRPDQLYLKYRWKPTDCMLPRFNAEELLRKLKGKKMMFIGDSLSLNQWQSLTCMLHAFLPQSNYTVHREGNLSTFNLPEYEVSLMLSRNAFLVDIVQEKIGTVLKLDSIKNGESWKGYDFLIFNTWHWWLHTGRKQPWDFIESRGKVKEDMDRMAAYREALRTWSKWVDSNVNTTTTQVFFQGISPTHFNGKEWNGTKSTTCTHQIRPATDLTYESDPPPEVTIVKEVLKNMSTPVVLLDITRLSQLRKDGHPSIYTGLKGNDCSHWCLAGVPDTWNEILYAILTSRKT from the exons ATGGGAGATGGGTTTCCTAGGTTTTGTTGGATTGTGCTGTCTTGGATTTTGATCGTAAGCATTCACCAGGTTCAACTGAGTGAACCACAAGCAGCAGCTGCTGGCTGTGATTATTTCCAAGGGAGTTGGGTTTTCGACAAAACTTACCCTCTTTACAACACCACGGATTGTCCATTCATTGAGAAAGAATTTGATTGCCAAGCCAATGGCCGACCTGATCAACTTTATCTCAAGTATAGATGGAAGCCAACTGACTGTATGCTGCCAAG ATTTAATGCTGAGGAATTGTTGAGAAAGTTGAAAGGGAAGAAAATGATGTTCATTGGGGATTCACTAAGCTTGAATCAATGGCAGTCTCTAACATGCATGTTGCATGCATTTTTGCCACAATCAAACTACACTGTTCACAGAGAAGGGAACCTTTCGACCTTTAATTTGCCT GAGTATGAAGTTTCGTTGATGCTATCACGCAATGCATTTCTTGTGGATATTGTCCAAGAAAAGATTGGCACCGTTTTGAAGCTTGATTCCATTAAAAACGGCGAATCATGGAAAGGATATGACTTTCTCATCTTCAATACCTGGCATTGGTGGCTCCACACTGGAAGAAAACAACC ATGGGATTTCATTGAATCAAGAGGAAAGGTGAAGGAAGACATGGATCGTATGGCTGCATATAGAGAGGCACTAAGAACATGGTCAAAATGGGTGGATTCCAATGTTAACACTACAACTACCCAAGTGTTTTTTCAAGGCATTTCTCCGACTCATTTCAA TGGCAAAGAATGGAATGGTACCAAATCAACAACTTGCACACATCAAATCAGACCGGCTACCGATTTAACATACGAAAGTGATCCACCTCCGGAAGTGACGATCGTAAAGGAAGTGCTAAAAAACATGTCGACGCCGGTCGTTTTGCTCGACATAACCAGATTATCACAGCTGAGGAAAGATGGTCACCCATCAATTTATACTGGTCTAAAAGGAAATGATTGTAGTCATTGGTGCCTAGCTGGTGTTCCTGATACATGGAATGAAATCTTATATGCAATTCTTACAAGTAGGAAAACTTAA